From a region of the Colias croceus chromosome 14, ilColCroc2.1 genome:
- the LOC123697556 gene encoding uncharacterized protein LOC123697556 yields MESVNVITIPSDMLKLIPLFGGDKRILNLFFRKCEYIINKFRGHEEQNIYVLHAITSRLIGDAAALLSEREDINTWPALKELLEQHFGDPRSEDCIKISLESCKIKSGESYLEFCNRIQNIRSLLISKVNLSVDMEIKRAKIAIYNHTALNVFLYNLPESMVRIVRLKSPSTLEQALEIVLEEVNFHEQYQSRNRIHNNTTLPRQTPNVTVPQFLQNNPQQRFNFGIPNVPQNAQQAKFGFKFTPQQPFNNNPQFGYRPSFNQNPQFGYRPSQTFGITPQNFGQRPPQNNHFETTDVSMRTAPPRPQNITQPGFRVNETDLHNDNYYYNYNPYDYTNYYGCNPYDTNYEYDENEIYTPTDDTQDINVLPSDKKNFQTKASTKKKP; encoded by the coding sequence ATGGAAAGCGTAAACGTAATAACAATTCCGAGTGATATGTTAAAGCTTATTCCTCTTTTTGGTGGAGACAaaagaattttgaatttattctttcgaaaatgtgaatatataattaataaatttagaggGCATGAAGAACagaatatttacgttttacaTGCCATAACTAGTAGATTAATAGGCGATGCCGCCGCGTTATTATCGGAGCGCGAAGACATTAATACTTGGCCCGCTTTAAAGGAATTACTAGAACAGCATTTTGGTGATCCGCGTAGTGAGGATTGCATAAAAATCTCTCTCGAGTCCTGTAAAATTAAATCCGGCGAAAGTTACCTTGAATTTTGTAATAGGATACAGAATATTCGATCATTATTAATATCGAAGGTAAATTTATCGGTAGATATGGAAATTAAACGCGCGAAAATTGCGATTTATAATCATACAGCCCTGAACgttttcttatataatttGCCCGAAAGCATGGTGCGTATTGTAAGACTGAAATCACCTAGTACATTAGAACAGGCTTTAGAAATCGTTTTAGAAGAAGTTAATTTTCACGAGCAATACCAATCGCGCAATCGTATCCACAATAATACAACGCTGCCGAGGCAAACGCCTAACGTTACGGTGCcccaatttttacaaaataatcctcaacaaagatttaattttgGGATACCAAATGTACCTCAAAATGCACAGCAGGCAAAATttggttttaaatttacacCTCAACAaccatttaataataaccCACAGTTCGGGTATAGGCCTTCATTCAATCAAAATCCACAATTTGGTTATAGGCCTTCTCAAACTTTTGGTATAACGCCACAGAATTTTGGTCAAAGACCTCCTCAAAATAACCACTTTGAGACTACTGACGTTTCCATGAGGACAGCACCCCCTCGACCACAAAATATAACTCAGCCAGGTTTTAGAGTGAACGAAACCGACTTACATAATGACAATTATTACTATAACTATAATCCTTACGACTATACCAATTACTATGGCTGTAATCCTTATGATACGAATTACGAATACGATGAGAATGAGATTTATACACCCACTGACGATACTCAAGACATTAATGTGCTTCcgtctgataaaaaaaattttcaaacgaAAGCCTCTACCAAGAAAAAACCGTAG